Proteins co-encoded in one Pongo pygmaeus isolate AG05252 chromosome 23, NHGRI_mPonPyg2-v2.0_pri, whole genome shotgun sequence genomic window:
- the APOBEC3H gene encoding DNA dC->dU-editing enzyme APOBEC-3H isoform X4 → MALLTAKTFSLQFNNKRRIKRPYYPRKALLCYQLTPQNGSTPTRGYFKNKKKCHAEIRFINEIKSMGLDETQCYQVTCYLTWSPCPSCVRELVAFIKAHDHLNLRIFASRLYCHWCRRQQEGLRLLCGSQVPVEVMGSREFADCWENFVDHKEPLSFNPSEMLEELDKNSRAIKRRLERIKQSWSVDVLENGLRSLQLGPVSSSLSRSNSR, encoded by the exons ATGGCTCTCCTAACAGCCAAAACATTCAGCTTACAGTTTAACAACAAGCGCCGCATCAAAAGGCCTTACTACCCGAGGAAGGCCCTCTTGTGTTACCAGCTGACGCCGCAGAATGGCTCCACGCCTACCAGAGGCTACTTTAAAAACAAG AAAAAGTGCCATGCAGAAATTCGCTTTATTAACGAGATCAAATCCATGGGACTGGACGAAACGCAGTGCTACCAAGTCACCTGTTACCTCACGTGGAGCCCCTGCCCCTCCTGTGTCCGGGAGCTGGTTGCCTTCATCAAGGCTCACGACCATCTGAACCTGCGCATCTTCGCCTCCCGCCTGTACTGCCACTGGTGCAGGCGCCAGCAGGAGGGGCTGCGGCTTCTGTGTGGATCCCAGGTCCCGGTGGAGGTCATGGGCTCCCGAG AGTTTGCTGACTGCTGGGAAAACTTTGTGGACCACAAGGAACCGCTTTCCTTCAACCCCTCTGAGATGTTAGAGGAGCTAGATAAAAACAGTCGAGCCATAAAGCGACGGCTTGAGAGGATAAAG cAGTCCTGGAGTGTGGATGTTTTAGAGAATGGCTTAAGAAGTTTGCAGCTTGGACCCGTATCCTCCTCATTGTCAAGAAGCAACTCAAGATGA
- the APOBEC3H gene encoding DNA dC->dU-editing enzyme APOBEC-3H isoform X5 gives MALLTAKTFSLQFNNKRRIKRPYYPRKALLCYQLTPQNGSTPTRGYFKNKKKCHAEIRFINEIKSMGLDETQCYQVTCYLTWSPCPSCVRELVAFIKAHDHLNLRIFASRLYCHWCRRQQEGLRLLCGSQVPVEVMGSREFADCWENFVDHKEPLSFNPSEMLEELDKNSRAIKRRLERIKSWSVDVLENGLRSLQLGPVSSSLSRSNSR, from the exons ATGGCTCTCCTAACAGCCAAAACATTCAGCTTACAGTTTAACAACAAGCGCCGCATCAAAAGGCCTTACTACCCGAGGAAGGCCCTCTTGTGTTACCAGCTGACGCCGCAGAATGGCTCCACGCCTACCAGAGGCTACTTTAAAAACAAG AAAAAGTGCCATGCAGAAATTCGCTTTATTAACGAGATCAAATCCATGGGACTGGACGAAACGCAGTGCTACCAAGTCACCTGTTACCTCACGTGGAGCCCCTGCCCCTCCTGTGTCCGGGAGCTGGTTGCCTTCATCAAGGCTCACGACCATCTGAACCTGCGCATCTTCGCCTCCCGCCTGTACTGCCACTGGTGCAGGCGCCAGCAGGAGGGGCTGCGGCTTCTGTGTGGATCCCAGGTCCCGGTGGAGGTCATGGGCTCCCGAG AGTTTGCTGACTGCTGGGAAAACTTTGTGGACCACAAGGAACCGCTTTCCTTCAACCCCTCTGAGATGTTAGAGGAGCTAGATAAAAACAGTCGAGCCATAAAGCGACGGCTTGAGAGGATAAAG TCCTGGAGTGTGGATGTTTTAGAGAATGGCTTAAGAAGTTTGCAGCTTGGACCCGTATCCTCCTCATTGTCAAGAAGCAACTCAAGATGA
- the APOBEC3H gene encoding DNA dC->dU-editing enzyme APOBEC-3H isoform X1 has protein sequence MALLTAKTFSLQFNNKRRIKRPYYPRKALLCYQLTPQNGSTPTRGYFKNKKKCHAEIRFINEIKSMGLDETQCYQVTCYLTWSPCPSCVRELVAFIKAHDHLNLRIFASRLYCHWCRRQQEGLRLLCGSQVPVEVMGSRGRKEALQFQECKSPGAQAWRGPGGGVVWRRLAGGGGSGGIWWEARKEGLWLSQGPRSDTTWEGEFPGQSNVQGEEEKRRERKQELLALQLLPLGPGWFPSSLSEFADCWENFVDHKEPLSFNPSEMLEELDKNSRAIKRRLERIKQSWSVDVLENGLRSLQLGPVSSSLSRSNSR, from the exons ATGGCTCTCCTAACAGCCAAAACATTCAGCTTACAGTTTAACAACAAGCGCCGCATCAAAAGGCCTTACTACCCGAGGAAGGCCCTCTTGTGTTACCAGCTGACGCCGCAGAATGGCTCCACGCCTACCAGAGGCTACTTTAAAAACAAG AAAAAGTGCCATGCAGAAATTCGCTTTATTAACGAGATCAAATCCATGGGACTGGACGAAACGCAGTGCTACCAAGTCACCTGTTACCTCACGTGGAGCCCCTGCCCCTCCTGTGTCCGGGAGCTGGTTGCCTTCATCAAGGCTCACGACCATCTGAACCTGCGCATCTTCGCCTCCCGCCTGTACTGCCACTGGTGCAGGCGCCAGCAGGAGGGGCTGCGGCTTCTGTGTGGATCCCAGGTCCCGGTGGAGGTCATGGGCTCCCGAGGTAGGAAAGAGGCTTTGCAGTTCCAAGAGTGCAAATCCCCTGGGGCACAGGCTTGGCGGGGGCCGGGGGGGGGTGTGGTTTGGAGGAGgttggcggggggcggggggagcgGGGGGATCTGGTGGGAGGCCAGGAAGGAAGGACTGTGGCTCAGTCAAGGCCCAAGATCCGACACCACCTGGGAGGGAGAATTCCCCGGACAGAGCAATgtccagggagaggaagagaagagaagggagaggaagcaaGAGCTCCTGGCACTGCAGCTGCTGCCCCTGGGGCCTGGCTGGTTTCCCTCTTCCCTCTCAGAGTTTGCTGACTGCTGGGAAAACTTTGTGGACCACAAGGAACCGCTTTCCTTCAACCCCTCTGAGATGTTAGAGGAGCTAGATAAAAACAGTCGAGCCATAAAGCGACGGCTTGAGAGGATAAAG cAGTCCTGGAGTGTGGATGTTTTAGAGAATGGCTTAAGAAGTTTGCAGCTTGGACCCGTATCCTCCTCATTGTCAAGAAGCAACTCAAGATGA
- the APOBEC3H gene encoding DNA dC->dU-editing enzyme APOBEC-3H isoform X3 produces the protein MALLTAKTFSLQFNNKRRIKRPYYPRKALLCYQLTPQNGSTPTRGYFKNKKKCHAEIRFINEIKSMGLDETQCYQVTCYLTWSPCPSCVRELVAFIKAHDHLNLRIFASRLYCHWCRRQQEGLRLLCGSQVPVEVMGSRGPRSDTTWEGEFPGQSNVQGEEEKRRERKQELLALQLLPLGPGWFPSSLSEFADCWENFVDHKEPLSFNPSEMLEELDKNSRAIKRRLERIKSWSVDVLENGLRSLQLGPVSSSLSRSNSR, from the exons ATGGCTCTCCTAACAGCCAAAACATTCAGCTTACAGTTTAACAACAAGCGCCGCATCAAAAGGCCTTACTACCCGAGGAAGGCCCTCTTGTGTTACCAGCTGACGCCGCAGAATGGCTCCACGCCTACCAGAGGCTACTTTAAAAACAAG AAAAAGTGCCATGCAGAAATTCGCTTTATTAACGAGATCAAATCCATGGGACTGGACGAAACGCAGTGCTACCAAGTCACCTGTTACCTCACGTGGAGCCCCTGCCCCTCCTGTGTCCGGGAGCTGGTTGCCTTCATCAAGGCTCACGACCATCTGAACCTGCGCATCTTCGCCTCCCGCCTGTACTGCCACTGGTGCAGGCGCCAGCAGGAGGGGCTGCGGCTTCTGTGTGGATCCCAGGTCCCGGTGGAGGTCATGGGCTCCCGAG GCCCAAGATCCGACACCACCTGGGAGGGAGAATTCCCCGGACAGAGCAATgtccagggagaggaagagaagagaagggagaggaagcaaGAGCTCCTGGCACTGCAGCTGCTGCCCCTGGGGCCTGGCTGGTTTCCCTCTTCCCTCTCAGAGTTTGCTGACTGCTGGGAAAACTTTGTGGACCACAAGGAACCGCTTTCCTTCAACCCCTCTGAGATGTTAGAGGAGCTAGATAAAAACAGTCGAGCCATAAAGCGACGGCTTGAGAGGATAAAG TCCTGGAGTGTGGATGTTTTAGAGAATGGCTTAAGAAGTTTGCAGCTTGGACCCGTATCCTCCTCATTGTCAAGAAGCAACTCAAGATGA
- the APOBEC3G gene encoding DNA dC->dU-editing enzyme APOBEC-3G isoform X1, with translation MLQTKILVRTSRPMMNPQFRNMVDGMDPHKFSYNFKNRPILSRRNTVWLCYEVKTKGPSRPPLDAKIFRGQVYFELKNHPEMRFFHWFSKWRTLHRDQECEVTWYMSWSPCTKCTRNVATFLAEDPKVTLTIFVARLYYFWDPDYQEALRSLCRERDGPRANMKIMNYDEFQHCWNKFVYSQRELFEPWNNLPKYYIVLHIILGEILRHSMDPLTFTSNFNNEPWVEGRHETYLCYKVERLHNDTWVLLNQRRGFLCNQAPAIHGFPEGRHAELCFLDVIPFWKLDGKQRYRVTCFTSWSPCFRCAQEMAKFISNNQHVSLCIFAARIYDDQGRCKEGLRTLDEAEAKISIMTYSEFQHCWDTFVDHQGRPFQPWDGLEEHSEAWSGKLQAILQNQGN, from the exons ATGCTCCAGACAAAGATCTTAGTCAGGACTAGCCGGCCAATGATGAATCCTCAGTTCAG AAACATGGTGGATGGAATGGATCCACACAAATTCTCCTACAACTTTAAAAATAGACCCATCCTTTCTCGTCGGAATACCGTGTGGCTGTGCTACGAAGTGAAAACAAAGGGTCCCTCAAGGCCCCCTTTGGACGCAAAGATCTTTCGAGGCCAG GTGTATTTCGAGCTTAAGAACCACCCAGAGATGAGATTCTTCCACTGGTTCAGCAAGTGGAGGACGCTGCATCGTGACCAGGAGTGCGAGGTCACCTGGTACATGTCCTGGAGCCCCTGCACAAAGTGTACAAGGAATGTGGCCACGTTCCTGGCCGAGGACCCGAAGGTTACCCTGACCATCTTTGTTGCCCGCCTCTACTACTTCTGGGACCCAGATTACCAGGAGGCGCTTCGCAGCCTGTGTCGGGAAAGAGACGGTCCGCGTGCCAACATGAAAATCATGAATTACGACG aaTTTCAGCACTGTTGGAACAAGTTCGTGTACAGCCAAAGAGAGCTATTTGAGCCTTGGAATAATCTGCCTAAATATTATATAGTACTGCACATCATTCTGGGGGAGATTCTCAG ACACTCGATGGATCCACTCACATTCACTTCCAACTTTAACAATGAACCTTGGGTGGAAGGACGGCATGAGACTTACCTGTGTTATAAGGTGGAGCGCCTGCACAATGACACCTGGGTCCTGCTGAACCAGCGCAGGGGCTTTCTATGCAACCAG GCTCCAGCTATACATGGTTTCCCTGAAGGCCGCCATGCAGAGCTGTGCTTCCTGGACGTGATTCCGTTTTGGAAGCTGGACGGGAAGCAGCGCTACAGGGTTACCTGCTTCACCTCCTGGAGCCCCTGCTTCCGCTGTGCCCAGGAAATGGCTAAATTCATTTCAAATAACCAACACGTGAGCCTGTGCATCTTCGCTGCCCGCATCTATGATGATCAAGGAAGATGTAAGGAGGGGCTGCGCACCCTGGACGAGGCTGAGGCCAAAATTTCAATAATGACATACAGTG AATTTCAGCACTGCTGGGACACCTTTGTGGACCACCAGGGACGTCCCTTCCAGCCCTGGGATGGACTAGAGGAGCACAGCGAAGCCTGGAGTGGGAAGCTGCAGGCCATTCTCCAG AATCAGGGAAACTGA
- the APOBEC3H gene encoding DNA dC->dU-editing enzyme APOBEC-3H isoform X2, with product MALLTAKTFSLQFNNKRRIKRPYYPRKALLCYQLTPQNGSTPTRGYFKNKKKCHAEIRFINEIKSMGLDETQCYQVTCYLTWSPCPSCVRELVAFIKAHDHLNLRIFASRLYCHWCRRQQEGLRLLCGSQVPVEVMGSRGPRSDTTWEGEFPGQSNVQGEEEKRRERKQELLALQLLPLGPGWFPSSLSEFADCWENFVDHKEPLSFNPSEMLEELDKNSRAIKRRLERIKQSWSVDVLENGLRSLQLGPVSSSLSRSNSR from the exons ATGGCTCTCCTAACAGCCAAAACATTCAGCTTACAGTTTAACAACAAGCGCCGCATCAAAAGGCCTTACTACCCGAGGAAGGCCCTCTTGTGTTACCAGCTGACGCCGCAGAATGGCTCCACGCCTACCAGAGGCTACTTTAAAAACAAG AAAAAGTGCCATGCAGAAATTCGCTTTATTAACGAGATCAAATCCATGGGACTGGACGAAACGCAGTGCTACCAAGTCACCTGTTACCTCACGTGGAGCCCCTGCCCCTCCTGTGTCCGGGAGCTGGTTGCCTTCATCAAGGCTCACGACCATCTGAACCTGCGCATCTTCGCCTCCCGCCTGTACTGCCACTGGTGCAGGCGCCAGCAGGAGGGGCTGCGGCTTCTGTGTGGATCCCAGGTCCCGGTGGAGGTCATGGGCTCCCGAG GCCCAAGATCCGACACCACCTGGGAGGGAGAATTCCCCGGACAGAGCAATgtccagggagaggaagagaagagaagggagaggaagcaaGAGCTCCTGGCACTGCAGCTGCTGCCCCTGGGGCCTGGCTGGTTTCCCTCTTCCCTCTCAGAGTTTGCTGACTGCTGGGAAAACTTTGTGGACCACAAGGAACCGCTTTCCTTCAACCCCTCTGAGATGTTAGAGGAGCTAGATAAAAACAGTCGAGCCATAAAGCGACGGCTTGAGAGGATAAAG cAGTCCTGGAGTGTGGATGTTTTAGAGAATGGCTTAAGAAGTTTGCAGCTTGGACCCGTATCCTCCTCATTGTCAAGAAGCAACTCAAGATGA
- the APOBEC3G gene encoding DNA dC->dU-editing enzyme APOBEC-3G isoform X2, whose protein sequence is MRFFHWFSKWRTLHRDQECEVTWYMSWSPCTKCTRNVATFLAEDPKVTLTIFVARLYYFWDPDYQEALRSLCRERDGPRANMKIMNYDEFQHCWNKFVYSQRELFEPWNNLPKYYIVLHIILGEILRHSMDPLTFTSNFNNEPWVEGRHETYLCYKVERLHNDTWVLLNQRRGFLCNQAPAIHGFPEGRHAELCFLDVIPFWKLDGKQRYRVTCFTSWSPCFRCAQEMAKFISNNQHVSLCIFAARIYDDQGRCKEGLRTLDEAEAKISIMTYSEFQHCWDTFVDHQGRPFQPWDGLEEHSEAWSGKLQAILQNQGN, encoded by the exons ATGAGATTCTTCCACTGGTTCAGCAAGTGGAGGACGCTGCATCGTGACCAGGAGTGCGAGGTCACCTGGTACATGTCCTGGAGCCCCTGCACAAAGTGTACAAGGAATGTGGCCACGTTCCTGGCCGAGGACCCGAAGGTTACCCTGACCATCTTTGTTGCCCGCCTCTACTACTTCTGGGACCCAGATTACCAGGAGGCGCTTCGCAGCCTGTGTCGGGAAAGAGACGGTCCGCGTGCCAACATGAAAATCATGAATTACGACG aaTTTCAGCACTGTTGGAACAAGTTCGTGTACAGCCAAAGAGAGCTATTTGAGCCTTGGAATAATCTGCCTAAATATTATATAGTACTGCACATCATTCTGGGGGAGATTCTCAG ACACTCGATGGATCCACTCACATTCACTTCCAACTTTAACAATGAACCTTGGGTGGAAGGACGGCATGAGACTTACCTGTGTTATAAGGTGGAGCGCCTGCACAATGACACCTGGGTCCTGCTGAACCAGCGCAGGGGCTTTCTATGCAACCAG GCTCCAGCTATACATGGTTTCCCTGAAGGCCGCCATGCAGAGCTGTGCTTCCTGGACGTGATTCCGTTTTGGAAGCTGGACGGGAAGCAGCGCTACAGGGTTACCTGCTTCACCTCCTGGAGCCCCTGCTTCCGCTGTGCCCAGGAAATGGCTAAATTCATTTCAAATAACCAACACGTGAGCCTGTGCATCTTCGCTGCCCGCATCTATGATGATCAAGGAAGATGTAAGGAGGGGCTGCGCACCCTGGACGAGGCTGAGGCCAAAATTTCAATAATGACATACAGTG AATTTCAGCACTGCTGGGACACCTTTGTGGACCACCAGGGACGTCCCTTCCAGCCCTGGGATGGACTAGAGGAGCACAGCGAAGCCTGGAGTGGGAAGCTGCAGGCCATTCTCCAG AATCAGGGAAACTGA